The Engystomops pustulosus chromosome 9, aEngPut4.maternal, whole genome shotgun sequence genome includes a window with the following:
- the POLE3 gene encoding DNA polymerase epsilon subunit 3 — protein MAERPEDLNLPNAVITRIIKEALPDGVNVSKEARSAISRAASVFVLYATSCANNFAMKGKRKTLNVTDVMSAMEEMEFQRFLAPLKESLEAYRREQKGKKEATEQKKKDGKDKKTDGDDPDRSREEEAEEEEEKMEDEEVVEDEEVEN, from the exons ATGGCGGAGAGGCCGGAGGATCTGAATCTGCCCAACGCTGTCATCACGCGGATCATAAAGGAAGCG CTTCCGGATGGGGTCAACGTGTCCAAGGAAGCGCGCAGCGCCATCTCCCGGGCCGCCAGCGTCTTTGTGTTGTATGCCACGTCCTG CGCCAATAACTTTGCCATGAAGGGGAAGAGGAAGACCCTGAATGTGACAGACGTGATGTCTGCCATGGAGGAGATGGAGTTTCAGCGCTTCCTCGCTCCACTAAAAGAGTCTCTGGAAG CTTACAGACGGGAACAGAAAGGCAAGAAAGAAGCCACAGAGCAGAAAAAGAAAGACGGCAAAGACAAAAAGACGGATGGAGACGACCCGGACAGGAGCcgagaggaggaggctgaggaagaggaggagaagatggaggacgaggaggtggtggaggacgaGGAGGTGGAGAACTGA
- the C9H9orf43 gene encoding uncharacterized protein C9orf43 homolog isoform X1: MRLPYITCFAAPPIQVPMRSINAPPSSGHAFHASNVRKYQPIREKWRPCREGVSASCVVMVTRAGGMELDETLCRRPLCPHPQCWATLQRMERGHPRYRAPHNITRHPSREEGGLPALSVTTLPEAKTPQNGADPQHQLIIASPATVYSMYTSAAPCSMENFFPGVNSYRQIIAPSRSSGSSFSSRKTRKVKILDPSFQDTKSRDVTMIWVPNSQHKPPKTEDREKTLKVWIKDLSLKDPMGGTKRESQNPAVTTHNKQKKPPTGGCPLNLTLVGSSASPPAVRDVQEAPKEASKCRRRRPERWPDPDSLTSPPPGGMAVENRRVVLHDTREKCPAVPHTGPVYRLDQKTAAAGNEEIDLDSIRNQYYLWKKYIHLAGPSHRIKLPDHRTSRTRRPHKSMAPDQLGHIGLFPYDPDSALSHYKSQAPETPTGSLVCDTTRSPDSESRNSPPSLGESSWADEEPSPTPADTDASEDQQEISGEKNIEPHPKNVTDPGAVTAEPPGSEQQDVPRDVEPTTTNASPDPPEPAVESTGPEQRTSSPQPNPPPPSPI; the protein is encoded by the exons ATGCGGCTTCCGTACATCACGTGTTTCGCAGCTCCGCCCATTCAAGTCCCCATGCGTTCCATTAATGCGCCGCCATCTTCCGGACATGCGTTCCACGCATCAAACGTCAGGAAATATCAGCCAATAAGAGAGAAGTGGCGGCCATGTCGGGAGGGCGTGTCGGCGTCCTGTGTTGTCATGGTGACCAGGGCCGG GGGGATGGAGCTGGATGAGACCCTGTGCAGGAGGCCGCTGTGTCCTCACCCTCAGTGCTGGGCGACCCTGCAGAGGATGGAGCGAGGACACCCACGATACAGGGCGCCCCACAACATCACCAGACACCCCTCCCGAGAGGAAG GAGGACTCCCTGCCCTGAGTGTGACCACCCTGCCCGAAGCCAAGACCCCGCAGAATGGAGCGGACCCCCAGCACCAGCTCATAATAGCCTCACCTGCTACAGTGTACAGCATGTATACCAGtgctgccccctgcag TATGGAGAACTTCTTTCCGGGTGTGAACTCTTACAGGCAGATCATCGCGCCCTCCAGGAGCTCGGGTTCCAGTTTCTCCTCCAGGAAGACTCGGAAG GTGAAGATCCTGGACCCTTCTTTTCAGGATACAAAGAGCAGAGATGTGACCATGATATGGGTGCCAAATTCCCAACACAAACCTCCAAAGACAGAAGACAG agaaaaaaCTCTTAAAGTTTGGATCAAAGATCTTTCACTTAAAGACCCGATGGGAGGAACAAAGAGGGAAAGCCAAAATCCAGCAGTG actaCACATAATAAGCAGAAGAAGCCGCCTACAGGTGGATGTCCCCTTAACCTCACACTGGTTGGATCATCAGCGTCGCCTCCTGCAGTGCG GGATGTACAAGAAGCCCCTAAAGAAGCATCAAAGTGCAGGAGAAGACGCCCTGAGCGGTGGCCGGACCCCGACTCCCTCACGTCTCCACCACCCGGAGGAATGGCAGTGGAGAACCGTCGGGTGGTCCTGCATGATACCAGAGAGAAGTGCCCGGCTGTGCCCCACACGGGCCCAGTGTACAGACTGGACCAGAAG ACTGCAGCCGCAGGTAACGAGGAGATAGACCTAGACAGTATCCGGAACCAGTACTACCTATGGAAGAAGTACATCCACCTGGCTGGACCCAGTCACAGGATAAAGCTGCCAG ATCACAGAACAAGCAGGACCCGAAGACCCCACAAGTCAATGGCTCCGGATCAGCTCGGACACATAGGACTGTTCCCCTATGACCCGGACTCTGCACTTAGTCACTACAAATCCCAGGCCCCGGAGACCCCCACAG GGTCATTGGTTTGTGACACGACCAGGTCTCCCGATTCTGAGAGCAGAAATTCTCCACCATCTTTGGGTGAATCTTCCTGGGCGGATGAGGAGCCTTCTCCTACA CCGGCAGATACGGACGCCAGCGAGGACCAGCAGGAAATCTCGggggagaaaaatatagaaccacATCCTAAAAATGTGACAGACCCCGGGGCTGTGACTGCAGAACCTCCAG